The window GTCTCGCGGTTCAACGAATTCATAACGCAGAAGCTCCTCGGGGGCGCGCTCGACTGCCTCAGGCGCAACAACGCCGCCGAGGACGCCATCACCCTGGTGTGGGTCCCGGGATCCTTCGAGATACCGGCCGCCGCGAAGGCGCTCGCCGAACAGAAAAAACACGACGCTGTGATATGCCTGGGCGCGGTGATCCGGGGCGCGACCCCGCACTTCGACTTTGTCGCCTCCGAGGTATCCAAGGGTGTGGCGCAGATAGGGCTCGCGGCGCGCATGCCCGTAATCTACGGCGTGCTCACCACGGACTCGATCGAGCAGGCCATAGAGCGCGCGGGCACCAAGTCCGGGAACAAGGGATTCGACGCCGCGATGGCCGCTATCGAAATGGCCAACCTTTTCCGACAATTAGCTTAATGGGACACCGGCGCAAGGCACGCGAGTACGCGCTTCAGGCGCTGTACATGTATGAAACGGTGCGGACCGACGTCGAAGAGCTCGCCGATCTTAAATGGGTCGACCGGGACATCCCGGACGATATTCGCGAATTCTCCGTTTCGCTCATCCGCGGATCGCTGGAAAACCTCGAGACGATCGACGGGCTCATCATACGGCATTCGAAGAACTGGAAATTCGAGCGCCTGAGCGCGGTGGATAAATCCATTCTCAGGATCTCCATCTACGCGCTCCTGTACGTTCCCGACATACCCGTGATCGTTACCATCGACGAGGGGATAGAGCTCGGCAAGCTGTACGGCGGGGAAAGCTCGGGGCAGTTTATCAACGGCATTCTTGACGCGATAAAGAGAACGGAGCTGAAACGGGAGGACGCGCACGAGCGTGAGCCCAACGGGAAAAAGTAGGTTTACCATGGCGCCGGACGATCCCGGGGACGACCTGATCGATCCCGCCGATATCCGGAGAAACCGCATCAACCTCTCGCCGGAGGAGCGTCGGCGGAGGCTCAAACCCGCCATCATCGTCGCGGGCGTCACGCTGCTGGCGGTGGGCGCCATTCTCCTGGTCACCGCGGTGATCAAGAAGCCCCAGCTTTTCTCTCCCAAAGACAAGGACAAGCGCGTATCCGACGACGCCGTGTTCTCGGGCGGCGATAAAGCCGAGCTGCCCGACGGGCGCTACGAGAACACGAACCTGCGCCGCGGGATCGAGAGCTATCGCAAGGGCTATTTCAAGGATGCACTCGCGGAATTCTCCGAGGCCGTTGAGTCCGACGCGAGCGACGAGGAAAAGGCCGTCGCCCTCACCTACTCCGGCATTATCTACGACGAGAAGGGCGAGGCGGCGAAGGCGATTGAGCTTTACAACCGCGCGATCCGGTACGACCGCAAGAATCCCCTCATCTACCGGAACCTCGCGCTCGCCTACCGGCACAAGAAGGACTACGAGAAGGCGGGCGAGGCGGCCGAAAAGGCCGTGGACGCGGACTCGAAGAGCGTGAAGAACCGGATACTGCTGGGAAACATCCAGTTCGAGAAGGGCAACTTCAAGGACGCCGCGAAGGAATTCGAAACGGTACTCGACATGGAGTCGGACAACCCGGCGGCGCTGTACAACCTGGGGATGACGCTTTTCAAGAAGGGAGACGAGGCCTCCGCGATCGAGTATTTCAAGCGCGCCGGGACCGCCGACCGTATCGGCGAAATCGCGCGGCTCGCGTATGGAAAGCTGGGCGTGATCTACACCGAGCGCCGCGACTACGACCAGGCCGAAAAGTTCCTCTCCCTCGCGACGAATATCGCCCCGAAGGACCCCGTGAATCACTACAACCTGGGCATCGTGTACTTCAAGCAGAAGAAGGACGCCGAGGCCCTCCGCGAGTTCCTCAAGGCGGAGGAGCTGGGCAAGGACGACGCGAACGTCCTCGAGGGACTGGGAGAGGCCTATCTGTCCCTCCGCGAATACGACAAGAGCCTGGACGCGTACAACAAGCTGCTGACCACCAACCGGCGCAACGTGAAGATCCTCTCGCGCATCGCCGAGGTCTATTATGAAAAAGGCGAGCTCGACCGCGCCTACGATTTTTATCACAGGATCACGACCTACGAGCCCGCATCCGAGAACGCGCGGATCGCCTACCTAAACATGGGCAACATCCTGGACGATACGCAGCGCTACCGTGAGGCGATAGAGGCGTACCAGAGGGCGCTCGCTATCAGCCCCAAGGACGACGCGGCCCTCTTCAACCTGGGGATCGCGTACAAGCACGCCAAAAAGCCCGAGCTCGCGATCGAAACCTGGCGCAAGGCCGCCGATCTGAACCCCGAAAACCCGCAGCCGCTGCTCGCGCTCGCCGATTACTATTATGAGAACAACCATTACGACCTCGCGATGGACGAGTACCAGCGGATACTCCGCCGATGGCCGGATTTACAGGACGCGCATTTCACCCTCGCGACCGTGTATTACAAGCGGGGCCAGAACGAGTACGCGATCGAGGAGTACAAGCGGGTGATCGAGATCAACGACCGGAACGACTACGCGCGCAAGGCGTATATCAACCTGGGAATCCTGGAGTCCGGTTCGCCCAAGGGCGGCGAGGCGGGCATGGAGAAGGCGCAGAACTACATCCAGAAGGCGCTCGTCATGAAGCCCAACGACGCCGAGGCGCTGCTTTCCCTGGGGATGATGTACATGAAAAAGGAGATGTACGACCGCGCGATCGACACCTTCCTGCAGGCGCAGCGCGCGACGAACGACCCGAAGATATCCGCCGAGACCAACAACAACATAGGAAAAAGCTACTATAAGATGGGGAAGTTCAAGAAAGCGCTCCAGGCGTTCACCCGCGGGATCGAGGACGATCCCACCAATGAGGAACTGCGCATGAACCGCAGGGTCGCGATGCAGGCCTACGAAAACGAGGTGCAGCGGCGCTGACGGCGTTCACAGGACTGTAACCGCGTCCCGGAATGCATTCCCCCGGCTTTTTCGAGCATCCACCGGTACCGTGATGACTCACTGCGCAATCTGCCAGGCTCCCCCGGCGGATAAATCCCGTCCCAGGCCCGCAGCCTGAATATCTTGTTTTTATTAACAGAATAAATGCGGATTGGCTTGACAAACCGGGAAACAAATTTTGATATGATATAATGTTGTGATTTCGTTCGCCGTGTTTTAAAGACGCGGCGGAGGTAACTATAACTCCCTCGTTGTTTCAGCATCATCGCGCATCGCATTACAGGAAGGTCGTCCCCTGGGTCTTTCGTGTGCCCGGACCAGGAGCCGGCCGACGTATTCGATGCGCCCGCGCACCGGTCCCGGGTATTTATAACGGCATGCCCTCGACCGAAATCATGGTTTAAGGATCTGAAATTCACGTGCACAGGCCGGCAGACCTTATCGTTTCCCGCTACCCGGCGTGCGTGTCATGGATTTCGTTCGGACGGCAGATTTGCGTGTCCCCTGTTCCGCCCATAGTCACACGCCGACACCGCGTATTCCAGCGGCTTCGGAGAAAATTACATAGAGGAGCACCTACATGGAGACTATTCAGCTTACCATTGACGGCAGGGAGGTGACCGGAAAGCGCGGACAAACAATCCTGGAAATTGCGCGGGCGAATAGCATCGATATCCCTCACCTGTGCTATCATCCCCGGGTCAGTAAGACCGGAGCGTGCAGGGTGTGTCTCGTTCGCGTAAACGATTCCATGCTCAAGGCGTCCTGCACCGAGCCGGCGACGAACGGACTCAAGGTCGACACCGACGACGCCGAAATCACCGAAATACGCAGGGGCATACTCGGGCTCCTTCTCGCCGAAGGGGACCACAACTGCCTTTACTGCGAAGCCAACGGGGACTGCGCGCTCCAGGGGCTCTGCTTCCGATACGACGTCGCCCCGCCGCAGCGGGAATTCCCCCGAAACGACCGGGTGACCGATACGACCTCGAGCCAGGGACTGCGGCGCGACGAGAATCGCTGCATCCTGTGCGGCCGGTGCGTCAAGGCATGCGGCGAGATACAAATGAGTAACATCTGGAATTTCGCCGGACGAGGCTCACATGCGCACCTCACCTCCGGAATGTTCGATACGCTGGGCGATTCCGGCTGTGTCCAGTGCGGTAACTGCGTCCAGCTCTGTCCCACCGGCGCGCTGTCGTTCCAGACGGTGCTGGGACGCGGGCAGGCGTGGGAGCTGCAGAAGGAATCGAGTATCTGCATCTACTGCGGCGTGGGATGCAAGATCGATTTCTATACCAACCGCGAGGGAACGCTGGTCAAGGCGATGGGCAATGAAACCGGGCCCAACGAAGGACACCTGTGCGTGAAGGGCCGCTTCGGGTTCGATTTTGTGCAGGGCGACAAACGCCTCACGAAACCGCTCATAAAGAAAAACGGGAAGCTGGAAGAAGCCGAATGGGACGAAGCGCTCGACCTGGTCGCATCCAGGTTCTCCGGCATCAAGGCGGAAAGCGGCCCCGATTCGATCATGGCCTTCTCGTCCGCGAAATGCACCAACGAGGAAAACTACCTGCTTCAGAAATTCATGCGCGCGGTGATCGGTACGAACAACGTCGACCACTGCGCGCGGCTTTGAC of the Spirochaetota bacterium genome contains:
- a CDS encoding 6,7-dimethyl-8-ribityllumazine synthase, whose amino-acid sequence is MNVIEGKLDATGLRFAIVVSRFNEFITQKLLGGALDCLRRNNAAEDAITLVWVPGSFEIPAAAKALAEQKKHDAVICLGAVIRGATPHFDFVASEVSKGVAQIGLAARMPVIYGVLTTDSIEQAIERAGTKSGNKGFDAAMAAIEMANLFRQLA
- the nusB gene encoding transcription antitermination factor NusB, with product MGHRRKAREYALQALYMYETVRTDVEELADLKWVDRDIPDDIREFSVSLIRGSLENLETIDGLIIRHSKNWKFERLSAVDKSILRISIYALLYVPDIPVIVTIDEGIELGKLYGGESSGQFINGILDAIKRTELKREDAHEREPNGKK
- a CDS encoding tetratricopeptide repeat protein; this encodes MSPTGKSRFTMAPDDPGDDLIDPADIRRNRINLSPEERRRRLKPAIIVAGVTLLAVGAILLVTAVIKKPQLFSPKDKDKRVSDDAVFSGGDKAELPDGRYENTNLRRGIESYRKGYFKDALAEFSEAVESDASDEEKAVALTYSGIIYDEKGEAAKAIELYNRAIRYDRKNPLIYRNLALAYRHKKDYEKAGEAAEKAVDADSKSVKNRILLGNIQFEKGNFKDAAKEFETVLDMESDNPAALYNLGMTLFKKGDEASAIEYFKRAGTADRIGEIARLAYGKLGVIYTERRDYDQAEKFLSLATNIAPKDPVNHYNLGIVYFKQKKDAEALREFLKAEELGKDDANVLEGLGEAYLSLREYDKSLDAYNKLLTTNRRNVKILSRIAEVYYEKGELDRAYDFYHRITTYEPASENARIAYLNMGNILDDTQRYREAIEAYQRALAISPKDDAALFNLGIAYKHAKKPELAIETWRKAADLNPENPQPLLALADYYYENNHYDLAMDEYQRILRRWPDLQDAHFTLATVYYKRGQNEYAIEEYKRVIEINDRNDYARKAYINLGILESGSPKGGEAGMEKAQNYIQKALVMKPNDAEALLSLGMMYMKKEMYDRAIDTFLQAQRATNDPKISAETNNNIGKSYYKMGKFKKALQAFTRGIEDDPTNEELRMNRRVAMQAYENEVQRR